The Ciconia boyciana chromosome 15, ASM3463844v1, whole genome shotgun sequence genome has a segment encoding these proteins:
- the YWHAH gene encoding 14-3-3 protein eta, translated as MGDREQLLQRARLAEQAERYDDMASAMKSVTELNEPLSNEDRNLLSVAYKNVVGARRSSWRVISSIEQKTMSDGNEKKLEKVKAYREKIEKELETVCNDVLALLDKYLIKNCNDFQYESKVFYLKMKGDYYRYLAEVAAGEKKNSVVEASEAAYKEAFEISKEHMQPTHPIRLGLALNFSVFYYEIQNAPEQACLLAKQAFDDAIAELDTLNEDSYKDSTLIMQLLRDNLTLWTSDQQDEEAGEGNN; from the exons ATGGGGGACcgagagcagctgctgcagcgaGCCCGCCTGGCCGAGCAGGCGGAGAGATACGACGACATGGCCTCGGCCATGAAGTCG GTAACTGAGCTGAATGAGCCTCTCTCAAATGAGGATAGAAACCTGCTGTCTGTAGCCTACAAGAATGTAGTTGGAGCTAGACGATCTTCCTGGCGTGTCATCAGCAGCATAGAGCAGAAGACTATGTCAGATGGGAATgagaagaagctggagaaggttAAAGCCTATAGGGAGAAGATAGAAAAGGAGCTTGAGACAGTCTGCAATGATGTTTTGGCTCTCCTAGATAAATACTTGATCAAGAACTGCAATGACTTCCAGTATGAGAGCAAGGTcttttatctgaaaatgaaagggGATTACTACCGCTATTTGGCAGAAGTTGCTGCTGGAGAGAAGAAGAACAGTGTTGTGGAAGCCTCAGAAGCTGCCTATAAAGAGGCTTTTGAAATCAGCAAAGAGCACATGCAGCCCACTCACCCAATTAGGCTTGGCCTGGCACTCAATTTCTCAGTGTTCTACTATGAAATCCAGAATGCTCCTGAGCAGGCCTGCCTTTTAGCCAAACAAGCCTTTGATGATGCCATAGCAGAGCTGGACACACTAAATGAGGATTCCTACAAGGACTCCACTCTCATCATGCAGTTACTTCGAGATAACCTCACTCTGTGGACGAGTGACCAGCAAGATGAAGAAGCAGGAGAGGGCAATAATTAA